Sequence from the Psilocybe cubensis strain MGC-MH-2018 chromosome 10, whole genome shotgun sequence genome:
AGCAAATTTATAAAAAAAACACGTGTCGCCACAACAGCGCTAAGCGAACAAAGTGCGAAGAGCCATACTCACCAAAGAGCAGTAGCAGCGAAGCACATGGTACTGCCAACATACATCGGGTCTCTGAGGACGTTGAAAGGGAATCTGTATCCAGAATAAAATGATAACAAGAGTTTAAGACTGTTCTGAAAAAAGACGATAGGACAAACAGGTAAAACGCACCCCTCAACTCTCTGGTCCATCAAGATTCCAAAGTAGTCCCCGAGGAAAGTTCCAGTGATTCCCAAGGCCCATGTTGAGGTCACGACAAAAATCTGGCCAATAACGAAGAGAACAACGGGGACAATGGTTGCGTATTCCTTGGGAAGAATGGCCTGTTGGGGTTGTTCTAGCAGAGCCTGACGGTAGCTAGCACGGACCAAATGAATGCTCTTAGATATGCGATCGACGGAAGATTCATATCAGTACTTACAGACTATCTCTGAGCATCCCGAACGAAAATATGGAAAGAGCCAGGAAATAGCATCCATATCGTGCATTTCCTCCAAAAATACGCGTAATGGTCTTGTTCTTATACTCTGTAAGAATTTTCAATGAGTATTGTTTCCAGGGTATGCAACAGTGCCAGAAAATGATGTCCTCCGTCAAAATCTCCACAGGGctaaaaacaaaacatcgaATATCATGCCAACGCACCATTTCGAGCTACGATGTTCCATGCAGTTGGGTTGAACGCAATGGACAGCAATGAAATGTACAGAGACGTCTTGTTAACGTCAACCAGTGATTGGAATTGAGTGACCAGGCTTTTCGAATCCATTGTATGCAGCGGTGAAGATGTGAATGGCAGAGACAGAGAAGACGCGTAACCGTGAACTCCGGGCTCAGGTGGGCAAGTTGATTATGTAACACCGGGGTGAAAGGCACCCACCCCTAAAGTAAGCAGTTGTACCATCATTGGGATAACAGAATGGTTGGGTTCGGAAAATAATCCAGAAGAGGCGATACAGGCATGAAAACCGTATATTGTTGTGAATAATATGTTTACAAACTAGGTAGCTAGTATCGAAAGCGCGACGAGTAGTGAAGAAGTCAATACAACCAATCCAGTGTCCAAAGCCCATCCTCCAAAGCGATGTATCACAAAATCCCAGTCTACAATCTCTTCAGtgccttcttcctcttttctgCCCCTGTTGTGGCTGAGTTAGTGGCAGCTCTCTTGACAGCCTTGGTGCCTGTGATACCAGCCATTCCAGCTGTAGACGCCATGCCCATGCCTACACCCATTCCAGGCTTTCCGCCCACATTCGCATCCGCAGTTCCTAAAGGCGAAGGTGATGGATGACGCTCTTTCAAATCTTTATGCGGTCCTGCACCCAACCCGCCTTCTTTTTCGGATGACAAAGAAGCTTTCAAAGATATCTGAGGGGCCGGCGAAGCGCCTTTGCGAGTGATAACTGGAACAGAGAAAGTTGTCGAGGGAGTGGTAGACTGGGCCTTGGTTGgtgagacagagacagagacagagacagaaaTGGAGGGTGTTGTGGTAGTTTTGGAAGTCGAAGCCACAGAAGGTGTAGTAGAACTTGATCCATCTTTTGCGGATGATGCGGAGGGAGTTTCATCCTCGGTGGCCGAAGGTTTGTTGAATTCAGCAGGCTTGACGCGGGGTGTGGCATGGACACTGGTGATGAGTTTGGCTCTGCTGCAGTAACTATCGTAATCTTCCAATAGAAGCTTGCCGGCTTCCTCGTCTAAAGCGGACTCGGGATTGGGATAAATGAGAAGGCATTTGACGGTAACCAGAATATGCCCAATGCCATAGGTTGACTTCCAGTCTTTCTTCAGAGTATTTACGCAAATTTCGCCAGTTGGACCCACGTTGGGGTGAAAAATCTTTGTGGCGAACCAACCTGAACAAGGACTCAGTATCTTGTACACCTGTTAGCTGCAAAATGAGATCACGAACATTTTGGCGGAGCGGCTGGAAATTCTTCCGtaaacttgaacttgaccCTGAAATAACCTCCCGCGTACGGTGTGCCCTCTAATTGCAATTAGAGACGCGACGTGAGCCCCAGAATGTCGTTGGCATTGTCAGAATACGCACCTGGTCCTTCGATGATTCCTGTAACGTCCAACATATCCTCCTCATTTTCCTGAATCCGAATGCCTTCCGGTGGGCTGTTTTCGAGCTCACTCAACTCGCGCATGACGCGGCGAACAACAGCTGGTGAAATAGACTGAGACATCGAAATTAGCGGTGATTTTTGGAGTGCATGGAGAATTTTAGGACTCACCATGATACAAATTAATATATGGTACACAAAGTTGAGAAAGGAGTCAAGGGTTTGAGTGCTGCACGCAACGCTTTTGGTCCAAGCAAAGGTTCAACTATTGAGTGAGAGACGTGAATCTTTCGGAGTTTGAATATGAATCGCGATCAACTTGAACAGAGATCTCGTGATTACATGCACGTGTCCGGCTTCTCTGCCAGTGGCAAACAATGACAAGCATGGGCTCCTGTTGGAGAGAAACCGCCTTTTAAGTTTTAGCATTGTTTCTCTTCCCCTTACAGCCTCCTCTCAAGTTTCTCCACCCCTCCTGAATTTCTCAGACTATGTGTTTTGCATTAAGATCTGTGGATGTCTACTATCAACAGATTACTATGCACACATATGGCGTCAAGAACTGAATGCCGAGCTGTTTGATTACTAGGTTTCACCACTCGCTGGTTGGGCGACTCAATGCGTCCTCAAACTGTTGCTGACTGACGTCAAAATATCGTCAACTACCATTACTCTCTGAATTAAACCTCAAAAACGATAGTATTTTGCAATGTCATAAATGTCTCGCAAGGCAGCTGGTTGTACAAGTGCATACCCCTCTAGAAGCATCTTTGTGCAGGTCTCACAGTGTAACTCGCTTTCCCTCCTTCGCACTCAATGCTATGGCATCGATCAGGCGATGATGCTTGACCGCGTCGTCAATTGTCGCATATGTGCCTGCCTTACTCTTGTCTGCAAATTGAGTCCAAGCTGCCCCAATGGCCACTATTGCACCAAATCCCTTCGTCTCCGATTCCACCTTCTCGCCGTTAAGGAAAAGTTCGGGCTCGAAGATGCTGGGATATGCACCCAGCAAGAAATCTGATTGCAGCTTGATACTGCCCTCTTCGCCATCGATCTCCCAAACAAACTGGTGACGGCCTTCTTTCAACGCATATCCTGTGCGCCAGAAAACATTAGCAAAAACTCCCGTTTTGAGGAATCCGGTGATAGAGAAGTGGTCTTCGCATTGTGCTTCGAAGGTCTTTCCCGTCGGTTTACCGTCGTCTGTGACAATCGTTATAGTTGGATAAAATTTGGCCTCTGTTGCTGTCAGGCTGGCAAACTCGCCAAGGACGTGCTGGAGAGTATCGAGCTGATGTGCGATGGCAATTGTTAAGATGTTTACCCCTGCATGAGAATCCTCAGCGACTTTCTGGTTCAGAGGCCAGAAATATATAAACCCaccatttttcttctccaaaaTGTAAGTGTTACTCTCTTTACTGTTTGGGGCATGGACGTTGGCGTCTCTCGGAATATGAGCAAGCTACAAAATGGGGTTAACATTAATCAGACGTTTCTAAACCCCATTTATTTTGTGGACTTACAACACTCGTCGACCTGACATTCCCAATGACGCCTGAGGCGAGTATCTCCTTTACCTTAACCAAAGGAGTGTCAGTCAAGCCAATGCGATAGAATCGTATCTGATATGCTGACCCTGTCGATAACTGCAGAGTGTCGTCCTTGTAGGCCAACAAGGGAGCGCACACCTTGTTGACGGGCGGCCTCTGCAATCTCTTCTGTCTCCTTTGTCGAAGTACCAGCCGGCCACTCAATAAAGAAGTCCTTCTTGGCCTCAATGGCCTTTAACGCAATCTCCTTATGATAGGGTGCTTTCACCGTAATCGCAACCAAATCTACATCAGGATCGGATGCGATTTGCGACGCATCACCGTAATACGTCTTGAGAGAATGGCCAACTGATTTGGAGTATTTTTCGGCAGACGCTTTTGCTGTTGCTTCCGATGTTGTAGACACGGCAACGATGTCGTATTTCTCACGGACGGAGGGGGCCAAGAGCGAGGGGGCCACGGCATCAGATGCCCATCCTGCAACGGAAGATAACCCAACAAAACCGACTTTGACTTTAGGAGAAGACGACATTGTCGTGAAAAGCAGCAAGGTAGCAGGAGCGAATAAGGGTTCGAAATTGATACTGAGAAGGTGAAATCGTGATGCTTCTGTGCCATTTCTCTGCGCGCTTTTATACGCTTGGCCGGCCCCTCTGTCTGTTATTGTGAACATCGTTGTGTCACGATTTGGGACCAATTGCTGCCTGGGGATGATTAATTACTTGACTTTCTAATCATGTATCAATCTTTACGGTGTCAAGATCGTCAATCTAGCCTGTGCGTACCGCCAAGGATGACTAATCTGCCTTTAATCCAAGTTCTTTCGACGAAAACACTTCTCCGTTTTAACAAGTGATTCAGTAACCCTATGCCCAATAAGAATCTCACTACATTCGAGTTCATATGGCGTCAACATACATTCTCATTAACCCGGCTTTTCCCGAACTTTCGATAGAAGTTAGTCAACAAACAGAGCAAATGTAGGCTTGATATTTACTTGATATAGGTCTTTTTTTGACACAAATTTTTGAATCATAAGCCTATAGGTACGGATTTTCGCTTTTGGTTTCTTTTCCCGGTCCCTCTTACGACACGGATTCCATTAGCATTGTTAGTTACTTCTACCTTTGGCATACTTGGTGTATTTATGGACATGCGTCGGTAAAGGAAGATCATCATACTATTTTTATAGCAATTTTTCTGCAGCCTGAGGCGCCCAGAAAACACAGTTTGCGTGAGCGAGGAATCCGTATGTCAGGATTTTAGACAAGTGATAAATTGTTAAAGGTGTTTATAATATGGAATTGCGAATCTTTCGCTTGGGAGTGGAACATGTTGATTTTTGAACTAATTCCAGGAGCTTCTTGACGCGATTGACATCAAAATTCAATGCTGTCAACTTACCGACTTCAATGAGATCAGTAGTAAATAAAcaaaatgagaaaagatgGGCTAGCAAGACAACCTGTACGACGAAGATACTTGGCTGAACTTGAGTTCAGTCCATGCTCTGGCGTTTTAGCGGTCAAATACGGCTCTGAAAGGTCAAAGATTAAATGGTCTCACAGCTTATGACACTTTCTAAGCTTTGAATCCCCGCAGCACCCATTGATCTTCTGATTTCTCCACAGCACATGAGGACCTCTCTTGGTATTTGATGGATTGACCGGCGGTGCACAGCACTTTATGATATGATAGGTTATCCTGAACAAAACTCTGAACCGTCTACTGCGCGAATATGTAAAGCGCAGTCAAATCATCGCCGCCTTTCAGGAAGTAGATTGGCTCGTAAGCAATGCATAAAGCAATATATAAGCTAAAATACTCCCAACATCTGTCGGCCCAGGTATTTGTCCACACTCATTTGCGCTCTATTACTTGGCAAACCGTCAACGGTTAACGTTGACCGCAAAACATAAAAACGGCGTACATCGTCAATCACACTTTACTATACTTTTCCAATCTTCATGGCCAGCGCTCCGGCACCCATTGGTGGAACTGTATATCCAGGAGACTTCGGCCCATCTGTCTTATTTATGGTTCTCTATGCTGCCCTAGTTCCACTTATGCTATACCGGATGTTCGACCGTAGGTCTCGCACCATACTTCTGATAGGAACTGTAATGTTTTCAGCTGAGAGGTATGTTTGATTCCCGTCAGAGTCATTCACTCGACATCACTCGACTCATTGGGGTTGTAGGGTCGCTATTTTTGCTCTAAGAACAATCCAGTCCCGCAGTGAGACTCAGAGATTCGCATCTGGAATTGTAAGGTATATGCAAGTCAGCTTTGGTATGGGGTATCTAGGAATCGCAAATGATCTGGTTAGCCTCCTTCGGTGTATGCTCGTGAATCCAACGTACGGCTCCGAAATGTACTTCCAATCTCCAGCGGCGGCTACAAAAGGAGGGACCTActctcctcccccacctGGAACACCCGATGTACCAAGGCTGCGAGCAAGGCTTCGGAGATTGATGGCTTTCATGTCTTTGACCTTTTTTGCGGCCATCGTTCCTGGAATCATATCTAACTCCGGTTACAGCCAGAATTTTCATAATCAAGATGCTGCAAACAGGAAATCGACCCTTCGGTCCGTATTACTACCAATGTAAGATCATGAACACTAACAACCTGCCAAAGGTTTGCGAGTGCTGCTATCAACTTGGCGCTATGCTTGACTATGGTACTTACAACTGTATGGAGCTTGAAGTGGTTTCCAAGTAACAGTAAACGCGAAACCGGAATCGTATTTACGGTAGCCAGTCTAATGGTAAATCCTTTATATCTGACTCTGCAAAATGTCGTTCATGTTGCATCTTAGGCTGTAATATCCATCTATCGGCTCTCCGTGAATCATTTTAAAGTTACATCGCTGGCTGGTCCAAGCCCATTGAATTCCAGTGGTGCTAAAGCAGCGTTTTATATTTTCCATGTTTTCCCAGAATGGGTGGCTAATACCATCCTACTCTTTCCCAATATTCGGAAGCTCTTTGGTACAGGCGCATGGGGCGACTTTAGGTTTAAAGATATGACCCCAGACCAAGTGAGAAAATGGAATATTCAACaggagaaaaaggaaagaaagagaaaggcgAGGTTGGAGATGCCAGGAGATGCTATCCCGTTGCAAGAGAAGGCCGAATGGGGATCAAATCAATCTCATGACTGAGGTGAGCCACATTGTTTCCTACTCTTTAATCCGTTACTTATTGTACCGTATTCCTTTGCCATTACTGTCGCTAGTTTTATCTAGGTCTATATTTCTACGAATATTGCATAGATTAATTGATACGAGATGGAAAATGGTTATAATATAACTCGACGTTTTGGTCATACTACACGTTGGCTGTAGCAATATTGGCCTCGATATTCTGCAGGACATCATGGCAACCGGCCTCTAGTAGCTTTGATGCTGCACGGCTCTTCGAATAGACACTCAGCAGTACTTCGGCAAAATTCGAGGGTAGCGGGGAAGAAGAGTAATGTGTTTGATCCAACTTCAACCAGACTAAAGGTTTAAAGACATTATGAACGATGTGACATAGTTAAAATGGGTGAATAACCTCACCGTTGTTATTCTCGGCAGAGTAAAAGGCCAcaaacttcattggattgTCTTCTTTCATTCCGTGGTGCACCAGAGAGAAATCGACAATAACATCACTTCCTTTAAGGAACTCAAGTTCCCTGGAATCGGCAGGAGCCAGTCTACGAGAAGCTTCCAGTATGCGTTGTCCTGTAACATATTTCGCAAAAATCTTCCATTGCCCCAAATCGACAACCTCATTTAATATGCATTCGTAATGCTGGTTCTTATCATGAATGCGCCGGAGAATAGCGCGAGATTCGCTCAGCCGCTGTGTCCATAAATCAGCACCTAAAGCAAGGCAATAAACAAGAAAGCAAACCGGATCCGTAGTAGCTTCAATCTGAGGCATAATATCGTCTGTAAGAGTCAGATATTCCTCGGCGTTGAAAACCCGCTGAGCTATATTCATTACACGATCTGCTTTTGAAAGACCATCGATAATCATGTAGTTAACGGCCTTGGCTGTGAGAGTGCGTCAGCACTTTTAAGGCTCATCAGTTACTAAAGAGAAATTGACCTACATATCACATTATTGTACACTTCCTTGTGCAATCTAAAACGGGATATTGCGAGATTATAAATATAACTTGCTATATCGGCGTTGTAGCATATCTGGCTATCGATAACTCGGGAGGATTCAATGAGGCTGTAGATGGTGATGACATTATGATTAACACGGTCAACAATCCAATAATCATACCTTAATAATGAAAGCGATGTAGTATGCGAGCCTATCAAATGGTTATCTCGGCGAATATAATCATATCTGAGCTTTCAGTACTGTGGCATGCATTGTAGTTTTTTTACTGGCTCACTTATCGACATCAAACCCGTTTCTCCTATTCGCAACAATGTCGAAGAAAAATCCTTTCTCACGAGGACTGGAGTCTTGTTCTTGATCAGTGACGTATGGGAAAGATGGCAGTCAGACCCACGTTCTCGAAGGATCGCCTGAAATCAAGGCCTTGATAAATT
This genomic interval carries:
- a CDS encoding Phosphatidyl-N-methylethanolamine N-methyltransferase; the encoded protein is MDSKSLVTQFQSLVDVNKTSLYISLLSIAFNPTAWNIVARNEYKNKTITRIFGGNARYGCYFLALSIFSFGMLRDSLYRQALLEQPQQAILPKEYATIVPVVLFVIGQIFVVTSTWALGITGTFLGDYFGILMDQRVEGFPFNVLRDPMYVGSTMCFAATALWYERPAGLFITLYVYILYVIALRFEGPFTDMIYSRRAEKAKAKAL
- a CDS encoding Ubiquitin-conjugating enzyme E2 S, with product MSQSISPAVVRRVMRELSELENSPPEGIRIQENEEDMLDVTGIIEGPEGTPYAGGYFRVKFKFTEEFPAAPPKCWFATKIFHPNVGPTGEICVNTLKKDWKSTYGIGHILVTVKCLLIYPNPESALDEEAGKLLLEDYDSYCSRAKLITSVHATPRVKPAEFNKPSATEDETPSASSAKDGSSSTTPSVASTSKTTTTPSISVSVSVSVSPTKAQSTTPSTTFSVPVITRKGASPAPQISLKASLSSEKEGGLGAGPHKDLKERHPSPSPLGTADANVGGKPGMGVGMGMASTAGMAGITGTKAVKRAATNSATTGAEKRKKALKRL
- a CDS encoding Dehydrogenase aclE, whose translation is MFTITDRGAGQAYKSAQRNGTEASRFHLLSINFEPLFAPATLLLFTTMSSSPKVKVGFVGLSSVAGWASDAVAPSLLAPSVREKYDIVAVSTTSEATAKASAEKYSKSVGHSLKTYYGDASQIASDPDVDLVAITVKAPYHKEIALKAIEAKKDFFIEWPAGTSTKETEEIAEAARQQGVRSLVGLQGRHSAVIDRVKEILASGVIGNVRSTSVLAHIPRDANVHAPNSKESNTYILEKKNGVNILTIAIAHQLDTLQHVLGEFASLTATEAKFYPTITIVTDDGKPTGKTFEAQCEDHFSITGFLKTGVFANVFWRTGYALKEGRHQFVWEIDGEEGSIKLQSDFLLGAYPSIFEPELFLNGEKVESETKGFGAIVAIGAAWTQFADKSKAGTYATIDDAVKHHRLIDAIALSAKEGKRVTL
- a CDS encoding Deoxynucleoside triphosphate triphosphohydrolase SAMHD1, producing MIKRFVDSRQFRRLQYIKQLGATDYAGWPQTSYSRFDHSLGVSRLARKMASHLKRTQPELSITDRDVNCVEIAGLCHDLGHGPWSHLWDGLFMPSVLKGSRWSHEEGSEMMFDAIIEEERIPLPKEDQQFIKALISGDPSRTPREKGFFFDIVANRRNGFDVDKYDYIRRDNHLIGSHTTSLSLLSLIESSRVIDSQICYNADIASYIYNLAISRFRLHKEVYNNVISKAVNYMIIDGLSKADRVMNIAQRVFNAEEYLTLTDDIMPQIEATTDPRLSESRAILRRIHDKNQHYECILNEVVDLGQWKIFAKYVTGQRILEASRRLAPADSRELEFLKGSDVIVDFSLVHHGMKEDNPMKFVAFYSAENNNVWLKLDQTHYSSSPLPSNFAEVLLSVYSKSRAASKLLEAGCHDVLQNIEANIATANV